GTTATGATATTTTAATAAGTAAATTACAGGAACATAACCAAGAAGCTATCTTACTTACTGAAGCCTTTAAGCCTAAAAAGATTATATTTTTACATGGAGAGAATGAGAAAAATGAAGTTAATCATATACAAGAGCTTTATAAAGAAAAGTTCCCGGAAATTATTGTTGAATTAATAAAACTAGAAGTTATATCACTTGAAGAAGTTAGTAATTTAATTGAAAAATATAAAGAAGAAAAGATTGCAATAAATCTTAAGGATTTAAACAGCTTATCAATGATTATTCTTGTACACTTATGTGAAAGATTTAATATTGAAGGTTTATATCTAGATATAGTAGAAGAAAAATTATTAAAACTAGATAAGGGGAATTTAAGCATAACAAAAACTAATATTAAAGATTTAAATATTAAAGAGGTAATACAAAGTAATGGAGTAAGCATAATATGCGAGACAACAGATATTAATAGAAATAGTACTTTAAAAGAAATGGCTAATATCATAGCTAATAATTTAAACTTTTGGGAAGACATTAAATATAAGTTAAATGATAAAAAAATATTTATCAATGATATTGAAGACCCTTTTGTAGTAAGAATAGATACAAAATTATTTAATGATAAGGAAAGAAGTTTATGCAATAAAGCAATTGAATATCTAAAAGATAAAAATCAGCTGGAATATAATAAAGAGGGCGATGGCATAGTTACAGTAAAGTTCTCCAATAATTATATAAAAGGCTTTATATTTAAGAGTGGCAGCTGGCTTGAATTATATACTCAAAATATTATTGAAGAGATACAAGAAATTGAAGAAGTGAAAACAGGGGTTTTATTTTTATGGGGAGAGAAAGAGGTAAGACTTAAAAATGAAATTGATGTTATGGCAATAAAGGATTCAAAGCTAATATGTATTTCTTGTAAAGATAGCTCTAAATATGATGATGTGGCTTTAAATGAACTTGATGTATATAGTAATAAAACAGCAGGGCAGGTAGTTAAAAAAATTCTAGTTGCAACTAAAGCACCTATGAAGATTTCTATTTTAGAAAGAGCAAAAGAAATGAATATAGACATTATAATATTTAATGGAAATAGAAATGAGTTTAAAAAAGCTTTAGAGGAAAGCTTAAAATAATAAAATCAGAGTTTTATAAACTCTGATTTTTATTTATACTATGCTTTTTTGCCTATAGTTTCGCCCATTAAGACTCTTGTTTCAAAACCTAATTCAGTTTGTTCTACGATTTCCTTATCTATCTTTACCATACCTTTTTTGAAGAATAGTACAGTGGTAGATCCTCCAAACTTAAAGTAGCCTTTTTCTTGCCCTTTTTTAACTTGTTCATATGGTTTATAAGTTTGAATTATAGTCCCAACACAAGTTGCACCTACTTCAACATGAATTATGTCACCAAAGTTTTCAGATTTGAATATACTCCATTCTCTTTTGTTTTGGCAGAATAGTTTAGGAATATTCTTTAAAGCAATAGGGTTAACTGAATAGTAATGGCCTTCTATTTTTTTAGATTCTAAGCAAACCCCGTTATCAACAAAATGATATCTATGATAATCAACTGGACATAATCTTAAAATCAAACAAGTTCCTCCATTATATTCGCTAGCAACTTTTTCATCTAAAAGGAGTTCTTTTAAGGAATATGTTAAACCTTTTATCTGAACAACATTATCCATATCGATATTTTCAAAGGCACTTAATCTTCCATCGCCAGGAGATACTAAAATATCAGGATTTTTATCTATTGGTCTAGCATCTTCAGTTAATTCTCTTATAAAAAAATCATTGAAGCTAGTAAACTCTTCAGGTTTCTTTTTAGCAATTCTCATATCAATATCGAAGTCTTTAATAAATGCAGGAATCTTTTTAATGCTACCTCTTGTATCACAATGAGCACCATATATTTTGGTAAATAGTTTCTTCTTTACGAAAAGTTCAGTTATACTTTTCCCTACAGGAGAACCATAAGACCATTCTATATACTTTCCTCCAGCAACATTTTCTACTTCATAACTTTTTGTTTTTCTATTATATATTTTAATCATTAAATAATCCTCACTTTGAATTATAATTACGTGATTAATTTTAGCACAAAGAGAATAAAATATTAACATTTATATGTTAAATTTTTAAATTATAAATAAATCAGATAGTTATTAAAAGGATATAGTGCTATAATTTAATTACTTGTATGTTTAAGTGTATTGACTAGTCAAAAAACATATGGAGAGGATAACTATGAATAAGACGAAAAAAGGAATTTTTGAGGCAGCTATAAAAATATTTTCTAAGAATGGATATAAGGGAGCAACTATGGATGAAATAGCTCTAGAGGCTGGGGTTGCAAAAGGTACTTTATATTACCATTTTAAAAGTAAGGAAGAAATATTTAGGTTTATAATAATCGAAGGCATTGGAGTTCTTACTGATGAAATAGCAGTAGTGGCCAATATAGATAACAACCCTGAAGATAATCTTAGGGAAATATGTAAAACACAACTTACAGCTTTATATAGAAATAAAGATTTCTTCAAGGTTTTAATGAGTCAGCTTTGGGGACAAGAAATAAGACAAATAGAGCTTAGAGAGCATTTACAAAAGTATATAAGGAATATAGAAGTTTATATAAAAGATGCAATGGATAAAGGATTTATTAAGAATGGTGATTCATATTTTATTGCTTATACCTTTTTTGGAAGCTTAGTTTCTGCTGCAATTTATGAACTAGTAAATCAAGATAAAGAGATAGATGATGTAGTAAATCACTTAATTGAATATACTTTTCATGGTTTAAGTGCAAAATAGATAGTAAAGAGTTTATATGAGATTTTCATATAAACTCTTATTTTTTTGCAAAAAAATAATATGAGATGAAAAACAAAGAAAAACTGAGAAAAATATACATGAAATCATATACTTCACCTAAAACTAGACTATATAGTACAAAGAAATGTTTTACAAAAACCCAAAAAAGTCTCAAAATAGAACTGACTAGTCAGTACAAAAAGTGGTGAATGAGGTGAAGTTATGAAATTTTTAAAAGTTGCAAAGGAGGATCTTTCTTCAATTTATAAGAATAGATTCTTAAGATTTGCTATCGCAGGAATAATTATAGTACCGTTGCTTTATAGCTTACTTTATTTAGCGGCATTCTGGGATCCATATTCTAGAATGGATAAACTTCCAGTTGCAGTTGTAAACCTCGATGCGGGAGCCACAATGGATGGAAAAGAAGTAAACTATGGTAAAGATATTACAGATGAACTTAAAGATAACAAGGATATGGGGTGGAGATTTGTAAGTTATCAGGATGCAGTAGACGGAACAAAGGGAGATAAGTATTACTCCATGTTTGTAATCCCAGAGGATTTTTCAAAGAATGTAGTTACTGCAAAAGACTCTACACCTGTAAAGGCAGATATTATTTATACATCAAACAATAGAAAAAACTTCCTAGCATCTCAAATAGGAAGCAAGGTAGAAGATAAACTAAAGGCAACAATTAATGAAAAGATTTCTAAGGAATATGTGAAGGTTACTTACGAAAATCTTGATACTGTAAAATCTGGAATGAATGATGCCGCAGATGGAAGCGGTAAGTTGGCAGATGGATTAACCACGCTAAAAGGAAACATTCCAGCTTTAGAAGATGGAGTTAATAAGCTTTATGATGGATCAAATCAATTAAATGGAGGATTAGCTGAACTTAATAAAAATGTTTCAACTATAAATCCTGCTGAGCTAGTCAAGATCTCAAGTTATTTGACTCCAGAAAATAAAGACAAAATCACAAATATAATAGCTACAGCAAGACAATTTGAAAACAAGGATTTATCTTCTTTAGATAAAATAACACCAGAGACCATAAATCAGGTTAATAAGAGCTTTACTGATTTACAAGCTGTAACTAATTCAAATGGATTAAAGGTAATTCTTAGTCAGCCATCAATACAAAAGTTAGTAACTCAAATGAATCCTAATAATCCAGATGGATATCAGCAGATAGCATTAAGAATGCAGAATGTTGATAAACTACTTACAGACGCAACAGCTCTTCAAGGAACTTTAGCAGATTTACAAGGAAAGATTCCGAGTGAATTATTAAATGCAGATGCTAATGCACAATTACAGAACTTAAAAGTATTAACAGTTGCAGCAAACAATTTACAAAGTGCAAGCAAGCTTATCACTAATGATGATATAACTAAATTATCTGCACTTTTAAGTAATCCAAGCTCTATGCAGGATTTAATTACAAAAGTTGAAACAACTAATAATCAACTAAAAAATATAAATGCTGGCTTAGATCAAATGCTTAAACCTTTAAAAGATGCAGGTATGACAGAGGATCAAGCTATAAATGCATTAAACACTAATATTCAAGGATTAATAAATTCAATAAAAACTCAAGCAGCAGCTGCAGCAAGTACAAATGCACCAACTATACAAGTTCCAACAAGCTCAGCAGCATTAATAGCAGGTTCGTTAACATTAACTGAAGGATTACTATCTAACAAAGCATTATTAACTGATGCATCAACTCAGTTAACTAGCTTAGATGCTTCAGTTAAAGCAAAGGCTTACTTAATGGCTCAAAATCCAAATAGTGTAACAGCCTTAAAGAACTTACTAAACAATTATAATCCTACGATGACTGCTATAAATAATGAGGTTCCATTATTAAATTCACTAGGTCAGTTAATGACACCAGATAATATTAATGAAATTAATGGACTTATGGCAAACGTAGGAACACTAAAAACAGATATAGCTAATAATCAAGACAACTTAAATCTACTAATGGATGTAGCAACAGTATCAAAAGATCCAAGCGTAAAAGCTCTAATTCCAAAGCTAATATCAGTTCAAACAGATATTAATAATGCAAAACCTATATTAAATGACTTATCTTCTCCACAAACTATGGAGTTATTACAAAATAGTCCTAAGTATGTAGGTATGGTAAAGGGACTTCAAAAGGATCTTAAGACAAATGATCAGATATTAGCTGAAGCAAATATAGCTATAAGTGAAGGAAAGATTGAGGAAGCTAAGGCATTAATTAATGGACTACCTGCCTTAACAAGTGGAGTTAACCAATTATATGATGGATCAACTCAGTTAAAAGGTGGACTTGGAGACCTTAAAGGAAGTGTTCCTGAATTAAAAGATGGGGTAACTAAACTTTCTGATGGTTCTAATGAACTTTCCTCTAAACTTAAAGATGGAGCAAGTGATTTAGATAAAGGATTAGTTAATACTCCAGATGAAATGGGCACATTTATTTCAAATCCAGTAAACATGGATAATAAGATAATTGATGAGGTAAAAAATTACGGAACAGGCTTTGCACCATACTTTATACCATTATCTCTATGGGTAGGAGCTCTTATGATGTTCTTTGTACTTTCACCTAAGTCAAAGGCTGAAAGAGAAGGAAAGAAGATGAGTTCAATTTCAGTAGTTTTGGGTAAATATATGACACTAGGACTTATAGGTATGGTTCAAGCAATACTTGCAAGTTTAATAGTATTAGCATTAGGCTTAAGTCCTCAAAACATGGCACTATATTTCTTATTTAATATGCTAATGTCGTTAACTTTTGTAGCTATGATTCAATTCTTCATAACTACACTAGGAGATGGAGGAAAATTAATAGCAATAGTTTTATTAATACTTCAATTAACAGCTTGTGCAGGTACTTTCCCATTAGAAGTAGTACCAAACTTCTTTAAAGTACTTAATCCATATATGCCATTCACTTATGCAGTAAAAGCATTAAGAGAAGCTATTTCAGGAACAGACGTATCTGTAATAGCTCAGTGTTCAGGTGTATTTGCATTAATTTCAGTAGTATTTGTATCACTAACTATAGTATTTAAGAAAAAAGGTGACTATATATCAGATAAGATAGAAGAAGTAAAACAAGCAGCATAAAATAATGAATTAATGAAGCAGAAACTTAAGGGTTTTTGCTTCATTTTTAATTTCCCGGAAAATATTGACATGGGTAAGTCCGAATGATAGTATTAACACATAAAAGGTTATTTGATACCATATAATAATTTGAGGTGGAATTTATGAGAGTAGAATTACAAGGTAAATTAGAATTAATGACCTATAATTATTTTGAAGCAAAAAAAGAATTTAAGTGGGATATGGCTATACTCAATCATTTCATAGCATTGAGTTATGCTTCAAGGAACAGAAGAATAGAAACTCAAAAAATTAAAGAAATAAGAGACTTCATTAAAGATACAACAGGAATATTTTCAAAGTTTAGAGGAAATAACCTATCCTTAATGTCACTACTTTTATCTTTTGAAGATAACTATAAGGAAGTATTTAAGGACATAGAAGAATGGACACTAAAGCTTAAGGAAAAAGGAATATCTTCTTATGAATATAGTCCAATGATAGCTTATACTATTTTAAAGAACACAAGTTTTGAAAATAGAGAAGAAAAAATAGAAAGAACTAAGCTATTCTATGAAGATATGAAAAGAAATCATATGTTTTTAACCTTTAAGGATGATTATGTATATGCATCTCTTCTTGGATGTACAGATTTAGATGTTAAAGAGACCTCAGAAAAAATAGAATATATCTACAATAAATTAAGTAAAATGAAGTATAGCAAAAGCAACGGACTTCAAACTGTCTCACATATTTTAGCTTTAAGTGAGGATTTTGACTATAGAATAAGTTTATTTGATCATATGGTATCAGAATTAGAGGAAAAGAAGGTTAAGGTTAGAACTTATACACTTCCATCAATAGCGTTAATGTCATTAATAACTGATGATGCAAATCTTATATGCAGTGAAGTTTCTGAAATATATGAGGAGCTTAAACGTATGAAGGGATATAAGTATGGAGTTGAAGGTTATATAAAAACCATGTTTAGTTGTATATTAGCTACAAGCATGTATACTGAAGGAGAAAATAAGATGGCAGACATATCTACAGGATTATCAATGCAGCTAATAGCAGTAGCGCAGCAGCAAGCTATGATGGCAGCAGCCTCAGCAGCGGCAGCTTCTTCTGCAGCATCAAGTTCTTAAAATATATAGGGGGAGAATATGAGAAAAGCAGGTAAGGTGTTTAAAGTTTTAGCAATAAGTTTTATATGCATTTTGTTTATAAATCCAATTCATGCCTTTGGGGCATCGAAGGAATATTATATATCTAATATTGATATTAACGCAACAGTAGATGATAAAGGAAATATGCAGGTTAAGGAAACTTATAAATATAACTTTACGGGAAGCTTTAATGGAATAAAGAGAAATATAAAAACTAATGGCTCAGATGGGATAGAAAATGTTAAGGTTAATATTAATGACAAAGAAGATGTTAACCAAAGCAATAGTGAAGAGGACAATACCTATAAGTTAAGTGAATCAGGAAATAGTGAAGAGGTTAAAATCTTTAGTAAGAGCCAAGACGAGGAAAAGGTATTTAATATTAGCTATACAGTTAAAAATGTAGTTACAAAATATAATGATTTATCTGAACTTAAGTGGGTTTTTTATAAAAATGAAGATAACGTTAAAACAGATAGTATAAATGTTTATATTACCTTACCAAAGGGTATTACAAGTGATGTTAGCTTCACTGGTGAAGGGCCTAGTAGAGGAGTAGCAGGTAATATTGATAATAAGTTTATTAAACTAAGCTTAAGTAATATGGAAGAGAATGAAGTAATAGGGGCAACTGTACACTTTCCAGTAGCTTGGGTAAATACTTCAAAAACTATAGATAAAAACTATGATGAATATAAGAACGAATCACTTAAAGAAAATAATAAAACAAACATAGCAATAATGGTAGGGATAACCCTAGGAATGATATTAATAGGTGGCTCAATTTATGCTGTTAGTAATAAGAGAAAAAAAGAAATAGCAAAATATAGAGAAGACTATATATTCTTTAATGGAGATCATTATGAGGATATACCATCAGATATGACTCCAGCCTTAGTAACTGTCTTACTTGATAATAATGTTGAAATGAAGGATTTCTTAGCAAGTATATTATATTTAGCTAATAAAGGATTTATTAAGTTTGAAGAAAAGATAGATGAAGATAATTATGAGGAAGTTGCATTTAATCTAGTAAATGGGGTAGATAAATCTTATTTATTAAAGAGTGAAAAGTATTTATTATACTGGTTAAATAAATTATCACAAAATGGTAGAGTAGATTTTTCTACACTAATGGAAGATGCAAGTGAGAAAAGCTTTAGGGATAGATATAATGAATGGGTTAGCAGAGTAAATGAGGATGCTTATGACCTTAATATGTATGTCCACTTAGCAGGAAAAGATAGATTAACCAATGAATATGAAAATGAAAGACTTAAATGGAAAGCCTTTAAGAGATATTTAGTAGACCTAGATGATAAGGAAGGACTAAAGAAACTAGATGTATGGCAAAGAATACTCCCTTACGCTATTTCATTAGATATATTTGAGATGATATCAGAGCATATAAGAAGAACTCCAGGATATAATGATGCATATAATCCTATGTGTAATTATGGATTCTTATATTTCTATACAATGTCTTATCAGGATAACTTTAATGATCAATTTAGTCAAAGTGCTCCTAATACAAGTTCAAGCTCCAGCTTCACAGGGGGAGACGGAGGCGGTGGATTTGGTGGAGGTGGAGGAAGTAGTGCCTTCTAAAAATCATTAACTGTGATATAATTTAATATAGAAATTTAAATAGTGGGCTTATATAATAAAAAGCTCACTTTTTATTTGGGGGAATAATTTATGAAAAGAGTAGCAGCAGTACATGATCTATGTGGCTTTGGAAAAGCTTCTTTAAATACAATAGTTCCTATATTATCCTCTATGGGAGTTCAGGTGTGTGCATTACCTACAGCAGTTTTATCAACTCATACTGGTGGATATGAAGGTTTTGCCTTTGAGGATTTAACAGAATATATGGGGAAACATATAGAACATTGGAAAAAGCTTAACTTAGATTTTGATTGTATATATACAGGATATTTAGGTTCTTATAAACAAGTAGAACTTATAAAGGATTTTATAGAGTATTTTGAAAGAAAAGATAACTTGGTGTTAATTGATCCCGTAATGGGGGACGATGGAGAGCTTTATCCTTCAATAACTGAGGATATGGTTAGAGAAATGAGAGAGCTTATAGCTCATGGTGACATAATAACACCAAATGTTACAGAGGCTCAAATGCTGCTGAATATAGAATATAAAGGCTGTAGAAATATAGCTGAGTGGAAGGAAATATTAATAAAGCTATCAAAGCTAGGAGCAAAAAAAGTAGTATTAACTTCTGCAAAAGAAGAGGGTAATGATAAGGTATTAACCTTGGCTTATGATGGAGAAGAGGAAAGATTCTATAAAATAGAAAATCCTCATGTAGATGTATCATTCCCAGGAACAGGAGACACCTTTGCTTCACTTGTGGTTGGATATATGCTTAAGGAAGAAGGGTTTAAGGAAAGTTTACGAAAGTCCTGCAGCTTTATATATAAGATGATAACTGAGAGCAATGGCAAGGTTAAGGATATAAGAGAAGGCTTACCACTAGAAAGCTTCATGAGAGAGCTAATTATGGAGGAATTTGAGTTATTAGAGCTTTCTGAGATATAATTTGTAAGTTGACAGTAAAACCCTAATATATTAAAATTTAATAGTGATTTCCATGGTGTATTCTATAAATATGCTATGTAAATCTTACATATAATTTGAGTTTCACATTCAAATTATATAATTTAGATTCAACTATAATTTATACGTGCCAGAAAATTGTTTGAAACCACAATTTTCAAACAAGTATAAATTAAGTTTCATAACTAAATTATAGGCCTTCGTAGTTAAATGGATATAACAGTCCCCTCCTAAGGGACCGTTGTGGGTTCGATTCCCGCCGGGGGTACCAGTTGTTTAAAAAAGCTTAGCCGTTATGGTTAAGCTTTTTTTTGTTCATTGAAATGGATTAACTAAAATAGTTGACTCATTTATTTTTTTACAATATGTAATTTATTGTATGTTTTGAGCGTTATATATATTGAGAAAGATATCGTATCAAGTGAAATTAAATTATTGGAATTTGACAAATATAATTAGCATATTAAGTTTTTTATTTATAAAATTTAAAAACAATTCAAAATTTAGATAAAGATAATTAGAACGTAATGGAAATGAAACAAAATAATGATTAATATGTAAAATATTAGATTAAATTGTGTTACAAAATGTTATATTATTTTCAAAAAATTACAAATTATAACAAACATAATATGATATTATTTATTGGACAATGTGTGCACAGATTGTTAAAAATGTAGAATATTAGAAGGAGAGGATCAAGTGATTAATACAAAAAAGGTAGTAAAGGTGATGTTAGGTTTATTGTTATGCGCATTTATTTTTGGGAAGGATAACATAGCTCAATCTAAGGCATTTTATATGGCGTTGGCTCCATATTCAAGCTTTAGAGCAGTTGATGCAGATGATACAAGAGATTCAAAGGATTATTTAAGTTACTCAAGTGGATACATTAACTTAGCAACGATATATGATGTGGATTCATATTATGTACAAGCTAGAGCTGTAGCTAGCCCATATGCAGATCTAAATGCAGCAAGTAATATATATTCATCAACAGTATTAGCAAAACAAGGATCTGGGAATGTTCCGATTCCAGAAGGGTATAGTGGGAAAAAAATGAGTTTAGGAAGCACTTATTATCTTGCACTTAAGAATATAAATAGTACTACAGACTATAGAAATGCAAGTGGTACTTTTGGGTGGTACTAAAAGTAAGTTAGCTTATATCTAGTTATAAATATAAAGCATAGATTTTTTGTTTTTATTTGTAGCAATAAGGATACTATAGAAAACTTTGTTGCTACAAATATTACATTGATTGGTAGAGGAGAAGAATATGGTAATAGATGAGATTAAAAGGGCTATTAGTAGGAAAAGTTTTGTTTTTTTTATAATAGCGATGATTACAGTTAACCTGTATGGAATATATAGGAACATACCTGAGATTATACCTTATTCAGTAGCTTCTTTGTCATTGCAAGAAGCCATTAATTATGGATATTTCAATGAGTTTACAATCTTTACACAAACAAGTTCTATATATATGAATTTCATTCCAATTGTATGCTCTTTTGTATTTGGAATTTCTTTTTTACAGGATAGAAAAAAGGGGTTTAATAAATTTATTAATGTAAGAATATCTAATAAAAGGTATTGCATAAGTAAGTTTTTGGCAGGTGGTATAGTTGGAGGATTAAGTGTAACGTTACCAAGCACAGTTCTATTTTACATTCTTAATGTCTTTATAGGAGGAAGTATTAAAGATACAACAACTGCAGTAGGCGGGATTTTTAACGATATATTGATGTCACAGCCATATATATATGTTTTGCTTTTTTTTGTAGTTGAATTTGTTATTGGGTTTACATATTCCACTATAGCACTGGCAGTTTCAACGATAGTAAATAATGAAATTATAGTTTTGTTAGCTCCCGGGATATTTTTCTATGTGACTAATTATGTAACAGAAACTTTAAGATTACCATTACAATTTAAAACAAAAGTAACTACAGATTTTGTTTTATTAGCAGGTGGTATAAATGGGTATCAATTAATCATGCAATTCATATTTATCACATTAATTTTTGGAATAGCATTTTTCTATTTTTCTAGGAAGGAATATATATATGAGAACTGATATAAGTATGGTTAGCTTAATAAAGTATAACTTGATGAAATGTTACAATAAGAACTTAGTTATGGGAAGTTTTATAATTACCCTAATTACCTGCAAAGTTTATATGAGTAAGGTTACTGAATATTACAATACAACTGGAAAGGAGGTAAATCAATGGGATTATTTCTTTAGAATATTTTCTAATCCATTTGTTTTAGTGTGGTTAATAATTCCGTTAATTTTCTTCATAACAGCTCCAATTTCTAACGTAAATAGTGAAAATAAATATATTTACATAAGAGCACTAAATAAATATAAAATTATAATTTCTAAGCAAATAGCAAATTTAGCAATTATATCAGGAAGTATAGTAATCATTAGTATCTTAATATTTTCTCTAGGTATTTATTACAGTAGGTTTGGACTTGGGTGGAGTAACGCAATATTAAATGAAAAAAATATTGAGGTTGCCAAAAAGTATTTGTTTTTCAATAATTTTATAGAATTTTATAAACCAATAGAAGCAGCTATTTTATCAGTTTTAAAATTTATAGGGACAACTTATTTAATTGTATTGTTGAGGGACTTGATAATATATATTTTCAAAAATTATATACTTGCAATAATAATATGTTTTATTTACTTACTTATTAATTATAGAGATGTAACAACTCTTAGATATTTTTCAATAGGTGAATTAGGTACACTTTGGTGCCATGAGTTTAATGGGAATAAACTTGTTGAAAACTCATTCCCCAATTCATACAAGCTGTCAACGGTTGCTTTTTCTAATGTATTATTGACAATAATGATTATTATGTTATTTATAATAGCAATTGCTAGCTTTAGGAGGAGTGAAGTTGAAAACCTATAGAGTGTTTTTTCTTAATATAAAATATTTAAATAAGAAAATGATAGTGTATGAGTTGTTTATAGCAATATTATTTGGTTTATATGTGGTAAGTTATTTTCATAATAATTCAAAAGAAATCAGTGTTTGCTTTGGGGATGTCTTTTTACTTCTATTTGGAGGTATTGAATATAAAAAAAATTCAATAATTAGTTATTCAACATGGCTTGGATTTATTATAATTTTATATTATCCAATTATAGCATTTATATCAAAAGAGATTTCAGAAAAAAAGCTATTTGCCTTTTATAGAATTAAAAAATATAAGTACTGGTATTATTCAAATATAATGAATTCATTACTTAAGGTGTTTTTATATCTAATATTAATATATGGAGTAGTATTTATAATTGCATCTATATTTATGGGATTTGATGGTATAG
This genomic window from Clostridium sp. 'White wine YQ' contains:
- a CDS encoding pyridoxamine kinase; amino-acid sequence: MKRVAAVHDLCGFGKASLNTIVPILSSMGVQVCALPTAVLSTHTGGYEGFAFEDLTEYMGKHIEHWKKLNLDFDCIYTGYLGSYKQVELIKDFIEYFERKDNLVLIDPVMGDDGELYPSITEDMVREMRELIAHGDIITPNVTEAQMLLNIEYKGCRNIAEWKEILIKLSKLGAKKVVLTSAKEEGNDKVLTLAYDGEEERFYKIENPHVDVSFPGTGDTFASLVVGYMLKEEGFKESLRKSCSFIYKMITESNGKVKDIREGLPLESFMRELIMEEFELLELSEI